From one Meles meles chromosome 18, mMelMel3.1 paternal haplotype, whole genome shotgun sequence genomic stretch:
- the LOC123929095 gene encoding 60S acidic ribosomal protein P1-like, giving the protein MASVLELACIYLALILHDEVTVPEDEINALIKAAGVNVEPSWPGLFAKALANVNIGSLTCNGGAGGPAPAAGAAPAGGPAPSTTVAPAEEKTVEAKKEESEESDDDMGFGLFD; this is encoded by the coding sequence ATGGCCTCGGTCTTGGAGCTCGCCTGCATCTACTTGGCCCTCATCTTGCACGATGAGGTGACGGTCCCGGAGGATGAGATCAATGCCCTCATTAAAGCAGCGGGTGTGAATGTTGAACCCTCCTGGCCCGGCTTGTTTGCAAAGGCCCTGGCCAACGTCAACATTGGGAGCCTCACCTGCAATGGAGGAGCTGGTGGACCTGCCCCCGCAGCGGGTGCTGCACCAGCAGGAGGTCCCGCTCCTTCCACCACTGTTGCCCCAGCTGAGGAGAAGACAgtggaagcaaagaaagaagaatctgAGGAGTCTGATGATGACATGGGCTTTGGTCTTTTTGACTAA